In the genome of Gammaproteobacteria bacterium, one region contains:
- a CDS encoding exported hypothetical protein (Evidence 5 : Unknown function), whose product MKINMKLKLSILIVILMTSPLKAEPVSLTVVATTAFVGSAAGAVGQAIVPSKLKLVIKPTRIKLKLVIKPTRILGIKISLPQIYKR is encoded by the coding sequence ATGAAAATTAATATGAAACTAAAATTGAGCATTTTAATCGTAATCTTAATGACTTCTCCATTAAAGGCCGAGCCTGTTTCTTTGACTGTGGTGGCTACTACAGCATTTGTCGGGAGCGCGGCGGGCGCTGTTGGTCAGGCAATTGTTCCATCCAAATTAAAATTGGTCATCAAACCTACTAGAATTAAATTAAAATTGGTCATCAAACCTACTAGAATTCTAGGCATTAAAATATCACTACCACAAATTTATAAACGATAA
- a CDS encoding hypothetical protein (Evidence 5 : Unknown function) translates to MFKRSKICDFVIDSLGNTRDMRKEIYFFETLHESYLDCLNLIKKIPILFPFLGSLVILALKVMAPKLIHTQLMASWWP, encoded by the coding sequence ATGTTTAAACGATCAAAAATATGTGATTTTGTTATTGACTCTTTGGGAAATACTCGTGATATGCGAAAAGAAATTTATTTTTTCGAGACATTGCATGAATCATATTTAGATTGCTTAAATCTGATTAAAAAGATACCGATTCTTTTCCCATTTTTAGGGTCGCTTGTAATATTAGCTCTCAAGGTTATGGCACCAAAGTTAATACATACTCAGTTAATGGCCAGTTGGTGGCCATGA
- a CDS encoding exported hypothetical protein (Evidence 5 : Unknown function): protein MRSNKHVFITLTLLVSSSCVYADAGTGADHNRKEDMQSTEQRYLKMDPPTKNVSPRDVFNSIKQGYKIGGIPGGFIGGITATGGAANPSEK from the coding sequence ATGAGAAGCAATAAGCATGTTTTTATCACTCTGACCCTGTTGGTTTCTTCTTCCTGCGTTTATGCTGATGCTGGAACTGGTGCGGATCACAATCGAAAAGAAGACATGCAATCTACAGAACAACGTTATCTAAAGATGGATCCACCAACGAAAAATGTATCCCCAAGAGATGTTTTTAACTCTATTAAACAAGGATATAAGATAGGGGGAATTCCTGGTGGTTTTATCGGGGGAATAACTGCAACAGGAGGCGCAGCCAATCCTTCAGAAAAATGA
- a CDS encoding hypothetical protein (Evidence 5 : Unknown function), translated as MPVDTTQQQDEPKIDKEAQADVLHKIRYNHLGYTLKGISGLLDITDKHLRNLLHGNLILNPVMYDRIAVITSVHWHSPVSLTDSGNDVVRIARYALQHTYTINDLKSLCIHLSFIANQNFARDYGLLHIYALANFAIFKLDLKNIVKNNAMNAHRQFLRTAIINWENAYRRANDVNGTHPLVSKLFQLNRMSAEIYDNYYYENQGALYPNDEYYKKLHDYTNGCFQLNNPQAAIAAIHTIINMLEQSALKNDQNTITEDFTLLTTAIDESKITIKDQREILLPELLNIDGADALKNNPTFQNWKHKIKQR; from the coding sequence ATGCCTGTCGATACTACGCAACAACAAGATGAGCCAAAAATTGACAAAGAAGCTCAGGCTGACGTATTACACAAGATTAGGTATAACCATTTAGGTTATACTCTTAAAGGAATTAGTGGCTTATTAGATATTACTGATAAGCATTTACGCAATCTGTTACACGGAAACCTAATATTGAATCCTGTAATGTATGATCGTATAGCGGTCATTACCTCTGTGCATTGGCACAGTCCCGTGTCACTTACTGACAGTGGTAATGATGTCGTAAGGATCGCACGTTATGCATTACAACATACGTATACGATAAATGACCTAAAATCATTGTGTATACATTTAAGTTTTATAGCCAATCAGAATTTTGCTAGAGACTATGGCTTACTACATATTTATGCTTTAGCAAATTTTGCGATTTTTAAGTTAGATTTAAAAAATATAGTGAAAAATAATGCCATGAATGCTCACCGACAATTCTTAAGGACAGCTATCATCAATTGGGAGAATGCTTATCGGAGAGCAAATGATGTAAATGGTACCCATCCGTTGGTTAGTAAGCTTTTTCAGCTAAACAGAATGTCAGCAGAGATTTATGATAACTACTACTATGAAAATCAAGGCGCTTTATATCCAAATGACGAATACTATAAAAAGCTCCATGATTATACTAATGGGTGTTTTCAGTTGAATAATCCTCAAGCTGCCATTGCAGCTATCCATACTATTATAAATATGCTTGAGCAAAGCGCTCTCAAGAATGATCAAAATACAATTACGGAGGACTTCACACTACTAACCACAGCAATAGACGAATCAAAAATCACAATAAAAGATCAGCGAGAAATTTTGCTCCCTGAACTCCTTAACATAGATGGGGCTGATGCCTTAAAAAACAACCCTACATTCCAAAATTGGAAACATAAAATAAAACAGAGGTGA
- a CDS encoding BT1 family protein, with product MTNKISNWIDSNFLKLGSKLQISYLPPLMIYFSAGIAGLTGIAGTFFVKDNLGLSAQFLAGLEFWITIPWTLKIVIGNFVDLFWRYKAGIVFLGAGFLAASLGIMVGLLLPDRAAMIAIMSPESWYVVSALFAPIGYVIQDVVADAMTVEAVPLINSDGKFFTEEEQKRMHMTIQTLGRVAIIGGTLLVAIVNVWMFPGGTETLPEAEKLVVYRRIYEMALVIPAISVAGIVLAAWLNRRAARSLAMNQVQARPNWWILGGGLTFGLISLLVGLNSWVFGQEIVFIFSMVIIVWLMMKLMSDMQPGARATLLGTAILVFAFRSIPSPGPGISWWMIDVLHFDQSFIAKLSVIGGMVSLAGLFVFRRFMAKKSMTYIIVVLAIVSTLLSLPSLGMYYGLHLWTAAQTDGIVDARFIAVVNTALESPLGQIAMVPMLAWIAHSTPSHQKATFFAVMASFTNLSLAFAQLFSKYLNQFYIVTREVKDSTGLIVIPADYSELGQLLLFATLSGLVMPLGAIVVVRLLRWRSV from the coding sequence ATGACAAATAAAATTTCAAACTGGATTGACAGTAATTTTTTAAAACTCGGCAGTAAATTGCAAATTTCTTATCTGCCACCGCTGATGATTTATTTCTCTGCCGGGATTGCAGGTTTGACGGGAATTGCGGGGACATTTTTCGTTAAGGACAATCTCGGGCTATCGGCGCAATTTCTTGCGGGACTCGAGTTTTGGATAACGATTCCCTGGACGCTAAAAATTGTGATTGGTAATTTTGTAGACCTCTTCTGGCGCTACAAAGCAGGGATTGTTTTTCTAGGCGCCGGGTTTCTCGCCGCCAGTTTGGGAATTATGGTCGGCCTATTATTGCCTGATCGAGCGGCGATGATAGCGATTATGTCGCCAGAATCCTGGTATGTTGTTAGTGCCTTATTCGCTCCGATTGGGTATGTAATTCAAGACGTGGTCGCTGATGCGATGACCGTTGAAGCGGTACCCCTGATAAATTCCGATGGGAAATTTTTCACGGAAGAAGAACAAAAACGAATGCACATGACGATTCAAACCCTGGGGAGAGTAGCAATAATCGGTGGTACCTTGTTGGTAGCCATAGTGAACGTATGGATGTTTCCGGGCGGCACGGAAACTCTTCCAGAAGCCGAAAAGCTCGTCGTATACCGGCGAATTTATGAAATGGCGCTGGTCATTCCGGCGATCTCCGTGGCGGGCATAGTACTGGCCGCCTGGCTCAATCGGCGTGCGGCACGCTCACTGGCGATGAACCAGGTACAAGCCCGGCCGAACTGGTGGATTCTCGGCGGAGGTCTGACGTTTGGCCTGATATCGCTATTGGTGGGATTAAATAGCTGGGTGTTCGGTCAGGAAATTGTTTTTATTTTTTCAATGGTTATCATCGTGTGGTTAATGATGAAACTTATGAGCGACATGCAACCGGGTGCCCGCGCAACCCTGCTCGGAACGGCCATCCTGGTCTTTGCTTTTCGTTCTATTCCATCTCCTGGCCCTGGTATCAGTTGGTGGATGATCGATGTTCTTCATTTTGATCAATCATTTATTGCGAAACTCTCAGTGATTGGGGGTATGGTGAGCCTGGCCGGCCTGTTCGTGTTCCGCCGCTTCATGGCTAAGAAATCAATGACCTACATTATCGTAGTGTTGGCCATCGTGAGCACCCTGCTTTCGTTGCCTTCTCTGGGAATGTACTACGGCCTTCACTTGTGGACGGCGGCGCAGACCGATGGAATTGTCGATGCCCGTTTCATCGCAGTGGTGAATACCGCACTGGAATCACCCCTGGGCCAGATCGCCATGGTACCGATGCTCGCCTGGATTGCGCATTCCACACCTTCCCATCAAAAAGCAACGTTTTTTGCGGTAATGGCTTCCTTTACCAATTTGTCCCTGGCCTTTGCTCAACTATTCAGCAAATATCTCAATCAGTTTTACATCGTCACCCGTGAGGTGAAGGATTCCACTGGTCTGATCGTGATACCGGCTGATTACAGCGAGCTGGGGCAGCTTCTGCTTTTCGCGACCCTGTCGGGTTTGGTGATGCCCCTAGGTGCTATCGTCGTGGTGAGGCTCTTACGCTGGCGTAGCGTTTAA
- a CDS encoding ATP-binding protein, producing the protein MEETPRYFIPPADHFFLLGPRGTGKTWWTQRCFPQALRVDLLEPESLRTLAARPERLREWLDARPETRQVLIDEVQKLPELLEVAHVLIEEQRGVQFVFTGSSARKLRRAGVNLLGGRAMQKSLHPFMAAELGRHFSLDNALRLGMLPIVHAARVPADILRAYNGLYLREEVQMEGLVRNVGSFSRFLEAISFSQAAVLNLANVARECHVNRKTVEGYLEILEDLLLAFRVPVFTRRARRELATHPKFFFFDTGVFRANRPCGPLDSTAEIDGAALEGLIAQHLRAWCDYSSGEHRLYYWQTRSKVEVDFVVYGESNFHALEVKNSGQVRSEDLRGLKNFGEDFPESHRWLLYRGRERLLRDGIQCVPCAEFLLQLTPNHFCVS; encoded by the coding sequence ATGGAAGAAACGCCGCGTTATTTCATCCCGCCCGCCGATCATTTTTTTCTGCTTGGCCCCCGTGGCACCGGCAAGACCTGGTGGACCCAACGCTGTTTTCCCCAGGCACTACGGGTTGATCTACTCGAACCGGAGAGCCTGCGCACCCTCGCGGCGCGGCCCGAACGGCTGCGCGAGTGGCTCGACGCACGACCTGAAACCCGCCAGGTGCTCATCGACGAAGTCCAAAAACTGCCGGAATTGCTGGAAGTCGCCCATGTGTTGATCGAGGAGCAACGCGGCGTCCAGTTTGTCTTCACCGGTTCGAGTGCCCGCAAGCTCCGTCGCGCCGGCGTGAATCTGCTCGGCGGACGTGCAATGCAAAAGTCGCTGCATCCCTTCATGGCAGCAGAACTGGGCAGGCACTTCTCGCTGGACAACGCCTTGCGTCTCGGGATGTTGCCCATCGTGCATGCAGCTCGGGTTCCTGCGGACATTCTGCGTGCCTACAACGGCCTGTATCTGCGTGAGGAAGTGCAGATGGAAGGCCTGGTGCGCAATGTGGGCAGTTTTTCCCGATTTCTGGAGGCCATCAGCTTTTCCCAGGCGGCGGTCTTGAATCTGGCCAATGTGGCGCGCGAGTGCCATGTGAATCGCAAAACCGTAGAGGGGTATCTGGAAATCCTCGAGGATCTCCTGCTGGCGTTCCGCGTTCCGGTATTCACCCGTCGTGCCAGGCGCGAATTGGCGACCCATCCGAAATTTTTCTTTTTTGATACCGGAGTCTTTCGTGCCAATCGTCCCTGCGGTCCGCTGGATTCCACGGCGGAAATCGATGGTGCCGCGCTGGAAGGTTTAATCGCCCAACATTTGCGGGCGTGGTGTGATTATTCCAGCGGCGAGCATCGTCTGTATTACTGGCAGACCCGCTCGAAAGTCGAAGTGGATTTCGTAGTATATGGCGAAAGCAATTTTCACGCCCTGGAGGTTAAAAATAGCGGACAGGTACGCTCCGAGGATTTACGCGGGCTGAAAAATTTTGGAGAAGATTTTCCGGAAAGTCACCGCTGGCTATTGTATCGTGGACGGGAACGATTATTACGCGATGGCATCCAGTGTGTTCCGTGCGCGGAGTTTCTGTTGCAATTAACGCCCAACCATTTTTGTGTCTCTTAG